Sequence from the Strix uralensis isolate ZFMK-TIS-50842 chromosome 1, bStrUra1, whole genome shotgun sequence genome:
GCTGCGGGTGAGGGACACCAAGCTGGTCATCGACGGGAGCAGCCTCTACCACCGCCTGTGCTTCGCCTCCGCTGCTGACTTCCGCCGCGGCGGCGACTACGGCCCTTTCGCGGCGGCCGTGCGCGACTTTTTCGGCAGCCTGCGGGCCTGCCGCGTCGCCCCCTTCGTGGTGCTGGACGGCGGGCGCGGCGCCGACGACCGGAAGCTGCCCACGCTGCGGGACCGCGCCGCCGAGCGGCTGCGGGCGGCCCACGGCCTCTCCCGCGGCGAGGGCGGCGGCCTGGTGCCGCTGCTGACCCGCGAGGCCTTCGTGCAGGCGCTGGCCCGGCTCGGCGTGCCCTTCGTGCAGTGCTTCGCCGAGGCCGACCGGGAGATCGCCGGCCTGGCCAACCGCTGGGGCTGCCCCGTCCTCTCCCTCGACAGCGACTTCTGCGTCTTCGACTTGGTGGCCGGCTACTGCCCCCTCAGCCACTTCCAGTGGCAGAGCGTGTGCGCGGGAGAGGGGCCGCAGGGCTGCTACGTGCGCGCCCGCTGCTTCTCGGCGGAGAGGTTCTGCGGGCAGTTCCGCCCGCTGAGGAAGAGCCTGCTCCCCCTCTTCGCCGCCATGAACGGGAACGACTACACGGGCCTGGCGGCGCTGGAGGCGTTCTTCAGCAGGGCGCGCTTGGCGGGGAAGGGCGGGAAGCACGCCCGCCTTCAGGGGCTGCTGAGCTGGCTGGCGCGGTTCGAGCAGCCCAGGGAGGCCGTCGCCAGCGTGCTGACATACCTGAAGAAACACCAGAGGGAAGAAGTCAGGGAGCTTCTTTGCGCTTCCATGGAGGATTACACTCCCTCGGAGGTGAAGCTGGAGGACTTTTTTCACAAGGGGAGGTACGAATGTGAGGCTGCCAGGAAAGCTGACTTACCGC
This genomic interval carries:
- the ASTE1 gene encoding single-strand DNA endonuclease ASTE1 isoform X2; this encodes MGVQGLTGFVEERGAFFTELRVRDTKLVIDGSSLYHRLCFASAADFRRGGDYGPFAAAVRDFFGSLRACRVAPFVVLDGGRGADDRKLPTLRDRAAERLRAAHGLSRGEGGGLVPLLTREAFVQALARLGVPFVQCFAEADREIAGLANRWGCPVLSLDSDFCVFDLVAGYCPLSHFQWQSVCAGEGPQGCYVRARCFSAERFCGQFRPLRKSLLPLFAAMNGNDYTGLAALEAFFSRARLAGKGGKHARLQGLLSWLARFEQPREAVASVLTYLKKHQREEVRELLCASMEDYTPSEVKLEDFFHKGRYECEAARKADLPQWVLDALANGKLAPFISDALILRSTFLHVQVENMQRPSAHSTALPIRRVIYGLLLKVPQKTEAASPSKQTSELPVVCEFGRLQKALKKTFVQAASPPADFCDDHFSLDKLMEMPMTCRQMLLLETLGVKMSYLESIPSHLQLPVAVTCYWIRCSEPKVTLHQLKALLLMIVSGELHRITNDPDTTVVCAEDDSIAYNEFLKWKEKKLQNKDFDLDAAHSFCQWQCCLQMGLYLNQLLCTPLSEPDLSFTMEPLCTDSIKSLNQRLQWKICLVYLQK